Below is a window of Impatiens glandulifera chromosome 2, dImpGla2.1, whole genome shotgun sequence DNA.
TTGGCGTCATTATCGGCTGGAACAGTCTGTATAGTTGGTGTGTAAGCTGCAGAAGGGTAAACAGCTGCAGCACCAGATAAATAATAAGAAGGGTTAAAacaaagtaaataataatgggTAAAAGTCTTTGTATAAAAGACACAAAACAATGGTGTCAGCACTGTCGAGGACACACGCCTTCATGCGGATCAGACCACACTCGAGAACCTAGAGATGGTCATTGAGGATAAGATAGAGTCTTATCAGATAGATTTTGAGTGATTTTAATTGGTTTAGTTTCCCATGGAAAATGCAACTTTAGAGTCAATTGTGGTGGTAATGAAAGTATATTGTTTACcaaaaggagataaaaaaaggAAATAGTCAGAGTAGGAGGTTAATCGTGTATCTGGAATTTTTGATATGGTTGATGCAAGTACCTAAATTTTGCAAGATGTGTATCCATTGTCACATAATCAATTGTGGATCAAAGTTGCCTCCGTTCCAACCAAATCAAAATTTACTCTAATGTATAGGCCTTAACTGAAAATGAGTGAACATATGTCTTAAGAGTCATTCAAATTCCTACAGGTGAAAAATGACTATTACCCCTTGGTGCTGTATATTGCTGTTGAACCCCAATAGTTTTCTTTGGAGTTGCTGCACTAATACGCATAGGCCGAGTTGAACAATAGACGCCATTCATCTCACCCATTGCACGGTTTTTTTCTGCCTCATCTGCAAATTTAACAAACCCATATCCTTTTGATCGTCCAGTATTTGTATCTATGACAACCTTAGCACCTCGAACAGAAGGATATTGAACTCGAAACGTCTCTTGCAAGGTATAATCTGTAACATCAGGTGCCAAATCTCCCACAAATATAGAGTGATCAGGAGCATCAGGCCGTCTTTCTCCAATCCCGAAGGATGCCCAATTTAACCTGAAGTTTTGCTCAGTTCCAGGCATTTGTGTTCCATTGTAAGCCTGCAAAACTCTTTCAGCTGCAGCATGCGAGACAAACTCTACAAATCCATAGCCTTCTGGGAGACCAGTCATCTTGTTACGTATTATCTTTATTGAAATAACCTGTTCCATATACTTTGGACTGTCAGAGCTTGTTAATACCTAAGCATTAATATGAGAGCATGTCTATATAGATATATCAGTTCTTTGGAGCGAGAACTTTCTTAAATCTGCAGGTACAATCTAAAAGCAATGGtttgtttcaaaatttcaattgtGAAAATTATTTGATGTTCAGAACAGTGTATAAAACATCATATGACATGATTTCCACACAAAAAAAAGGAATGCTTATGAGCAGAAGAAATCTATGGACAAAGGTCCAGTGATCACATCATTCTTTCCTGCAGAGTCCACTTGTTCTTACAGATAGTCCGCTTcttgaagaaaagaagaaactTACTAATAACCTTAATCCTGTATTGTTTTTAAAGACTAGTGTTAGTTACATGAGGAGGCTGATGGGTGCATTTGATGAACTTAAAAACTATCAAGCTAAGCCTCCAACAACTTCAGCTTTCTGAACCATATAACTGCTTGTAAATGGACAGACTTTAACCTTGGGAAATGAAAATTGAAAGGAAATAGCCAataaaaaactgaaataaaCAAAAGGGTACATAAATAACGAGGCGAGGAGGAAGGAAAAACCTCTCCAGTATGAGAAAAGCAATTGTTGAGGTAGTTATCGTCGACCCAGTACTGCAAATCTCCAATCCAAAGGGTGCGCACTTCTTCGAGAGTGGTTGGTTGATGGTACGGCAGTGAAGATCCTCCGGCTGCCATTGCTACTGAAGGATTGTTATAATGAATCTGCGCCTGCGCGCTCATCACCCATTGCTGCTGAAGCTGAGCTTGTACTTCCATCTCTCGCTAATTTGGTTCCTTTTTCTAAGGCTTAAATCTTAATCACCATCTCTGAATGAATCCCATGATGTCTGCCGGTTAAGAATGTTTAGGTCTATGAGGCAaacctttttcttttcttttctactatatatatatataataataggaTGGAATGTCAAAACAGGATCTAAagtatcaaaatatatttaaaatagaatcCAAATATTAATATGCACAATAAATTTCTCAAAGTTtcccatatttttaattatctttcatttattttattttaaaaattgaaaccCTTAGAGACAATTTGAGTtcctttaaataaattttataatttaatataataatattattttaatcataatttaaatattataatgttatcTAATTTATGGATTGATATTtattaccttttattttaatttaattaacctttttctttttagtttgaaataatttaatatactaaatttgaatttttttttctttagttttaaCTTGAttgacttttttatttatttaaacaatttatatatactaatatacaaattttattttatttattaagaattaaatatttttatataacgtttaatcaaaattatatatctatacaatatttttttttaaaaaaaacatgtgcATCTTAATCTTAATGacaatgataatattttataaagaacATACATGTCAACATGACAAACAAAATGTTCAAAGTTATCTAGttgaattactaaaaaaatattagtataaattgtctttttattataagtatattaaatgataataacaaataattactttaaaaaattattttttaagaatatatatttaaactaaaaaaatatttaaagatatgAAAGTTAATTTGGAAACagttataaacataaaaatgttttttacatgtttgCTATCATAATATCTTAACTCATTAGtaatatttactaattaatattacAACCTTAATATAATggaaaattaacttaaaaaataaattatttttattgttaattcaattataattaaatattattatttttaataaataaaaataatatttttaaaatataaataacataataaatataaaattaatattatatcaaccaaattaattagaaattaaaaataaattttttaaatttttttaaaaaaatcagttaCATTTTTCATAccaattttctaaaaatgtgtttaaaattatttctctatttATAAGCCGACCTAATCTAGTTCTAGCTCCAACTTTAACTCCATTATAAAACTTactattaataaaattgagaatttgtTAAAATGTATGAATTCAAGGTTGAATGATTCAACAAGGCACATTGGATGACAAAAGTTGAGATCATCTTATTTCAAATTCCTTTTATTTATCCTAAAAGATACTATGATTCTTGTTTGTAAggatgtttatatataaatgctTATGATAGCTGATGCTTGGGATTACTTGATGAACATGACTTTGATATATTGATAAACAATTACAAATATGATAacatttttcaaatcaaatacaaTAGATGCATTTGAAAATATCAACTGAAATATGACTTAAAATAGAACACTCCAAAGATGtaataaatagttattaaaccaattaatataggaaaaatgtcattttagattattacaaaaaaattagtAAGTTGGTGGTGGCGGAGATGAGTACGTGTAAGGAGTGTACTTTTTCTCTGGAGTCTTGTAAGATGGCGGTGGTGGAGACGAGTATGTGTAAGGAGTGTACTTCTTCTCTGAAGTCTTGTAAGATGGCGGTGGTGGGGACGAGTATGTGTAAGGAGTGTACTTCTTTTCCGGAGTTTTGTAAGATGGTGGTGGTGGGGACGAGTATGTATAAGGAGTGTACTTCTTTTCTGGACTTTTGTAAGATGGTGGTAGTGGGGACGAGTATGTGTAAGGAGTGTACTTTTTTTCTGGAGTTTTGTAAGATGGTGGTGGAGGGGATGAATATGTTTAAGGAGTGTACTTCTTCTCCGGAGTTTTATAAGATGGTGGCGGTGGAGACGAGTATGTGTAAGGAGTGTACTTCTTCTCCTGAGTTTTATAAGATGGTGGCGGTGGAGACGAGTATGTGTAAGGAGTGTACTTCTTTTCCGGAGTTTTATAAGATGGTGGTGGTGGGGACGAGTATGTGTAAGGAGTGTATTTCTTCTCTGGAGTTTTGTAAGATGGTGGCGGTGGGGACGAGTATGTGTAAGGAGTGTACTTCTTCTCTGGAGTTTTGTAAGATGGTGGCGGTGGGGACGAGTATGTGTAAGGAGTGTACTTCCTCTCTGGAATTTTGTAAGATGGTGGCGGTGGGGACGAGTATGTGTAAGGAGTATACTTATTTTCTGGAGTTTTGTAAGATGGTGGTGGTGGGGAAGAATATGTGTAAGGAGTGTACTTATTCTCTGGAGTTTTATAAGATGGTGGTGGCGGAGATGAATATGTGTAAGGAGTATATTTTTTCTCTGGAGTTTTGTATGATGGTGGTGGTGGGGACGAATATGTGTAAGAAGTTTGTTTTTCTCCTGGTTGGTAATAAGAG
It encodes the following:
- the LOC124925241 gene encoding extensin-2-like, which gives rise to MGEKQTSYTYSSPPPPSYKTPEKKYTPYTYSSPPPPSYKTPENKYTPYTYSSPPPPSYKTPENKYTPYTYSSPPPPSYKIPERKYTPYTYSSPPPPSYKTPEKKYTPYTYSSPPPPSYKTPEKKYTPYTYSSPPPPSYKTPEKKYTPYTYSSPPPPSYKTQEKKYTPYTYSSPPPPSYKTPEKNPEKKYTPYTYSSPPPPSYKTPEKKYTPYTYSSPPPPSYKTSEKKYTPYTYSSPPPPSYKTPEKKYTPYTYSSPPPPTY
- the LOC124928161 gene encoding polyadenylate-binding protein RBP47B'-like, producing MEVQAQLQQQWVMSAQAQIHYNNPSVAMAAGGSSLPYHQPTTLEEVRTLWIGDLQYWVDDNYLNNCFSHTGEVISIKIIRNKMTGLPEGYGFVEFVSHAAAERVLQAYNGTQMPGTEQNFRLNWASFGIGERRPDAPDHSIFVGDLAPDVTDYTLQETFRVQYPSVRGAKVVIDTNTGRSKGYGFVKFADEAEKNRAMGEMNGVYCSTRPMRISAATPKKTIGVQQQYTAPRAVYPSAAYTPTIQTVPADNDANSTTVFIGNLDVNITEEELKQFFLQFGEIVSIQIPPTRGCGFVQFTTRMFAEEAIQKMQGATIGQQAVHLSWGKSPIAKQDATSGWGLQADPNQWSSAYYGYGQGYDPYAYGMSQDPSYANPMYSGYSHYPQQVEGSQEMAVLAGAIPAMEQKDEYDPLSTPDVNKLNASYLAVHGSTILGRPLWVRTSSMPLQS